The window GCCGAGATCATCGGCAAGAGCCGGGACAGCTACCGCGAGGTCGACAAGGCGCTGGAGGAAGCGCTGAAGAAGGCCGGGGACGGTAGCGGAGGCGGCAAGAAGTGACTCAAACGCCCGGTATCGAGCCGTCGCCCTTTTCCCAGTCCGAGGCCGCGAGGAACGGTCCTCTTCCACAGGGACTGAAATCCTCCCCGAGGATCGCGAACCCCGATTACCCCAACCTGGGCTTCAACCCCGTGCCGGGCAGCACCGAGACCGTGAGCGGCCTGCACAAGAAGCTCGCCGGCTGCGCGAAGGTCCTCGAAGACACGCGTGACCTGGTCACCAAGTTGATGGACGGCAGCTACTGGAAGGGTGACGCGGCCGTCGCCTTCCGGGAGCAGCTCGACGAGGGCCCGCTGCCGCTGAACCTGAAGAACGCCGCGCGTTCCCTTCGTAAGGCGGCCAAGCAACTGAGCCTCTGGGAGGGCGAACTCGACGACTTCCAGCGGCGAGCGAAACGCCTCGACGAGGAGGCGAAGGATGCGCGCGCTGCGGTCGACACGGCCAAGGGCAAGGCGACAACAGCGGGCGACGATCCGGCCCTGGACAAGAAGAAGAGCGCCGGACACGACGACGCTCAGAAGGCCCTGAACAGCGCGAACACAGCCGTCGATGAGGCAGAGGCCGACCTCGAGAAGATCCTGGGCAGAGCTCGGAAACTCGCCGAGGAGCATGAGAGTCAAGCTCAGTACCGAGCAGGCAAGATCCGTGACGCGACGAAGAAGCTGGCGCCACACGAGCCGGGGTGGTTCGACTCGGCGATGGACTGGCTCTGGGAGAACCTGCCGGACATCCTCAGTTTTGTGGCGGGGGTCGTCGGGCTGGTGGCGATCATCTTCGCCGGTCCGCTCGGGATCGCGATGGTGGCGGCGTTGATGCTGACAGCGTCGGCGATGAGTGCTACGGCCCTGTCGCTACGGCTCTCTGACGCCGAGACGTGGGAGTCCCTGAAAGACGGCTTCACCAAGGGGGAACTGGATGCCGACTTCTGGAGCAACGCCGTTTCGGTAGGAGCTGATCTTGCTGGGGCCCTGCCGGGAATTGGAGCAGTGGTCAAGGGCGGTGTTGAGGCCACCCACGCAATTCGAGCGGGAAGCCAATCACTTGGCTTCTGGCAGAGAGCCGCCACCTACGGTACGAAGACCCTGGATGAGGCGGGCGCCATCACGAGCCTTGACAACCCCTTGATCGCACGAGCGGTGCGGGGTCTCAGCAACCCTGAAGCGGCAGCCAAGGCAGTGTCGGCGACGTCGGGCGGGGTTGGTGCGGGCACCGGCGGCTTCGGCCTGTACAACAAGGTGGTGGACGCGGACGACGATGGCATCAAGAGCGGCGCCACTGCCGGAATCGACGGTACCCGCCTTGTCGTCGACAACGGCGGAATTCTCAACCTGGTCCGCCATGTCTTCTGACGCCTCGTGCACGGAGAGGAAAAGTCTGTGAATCCCGCCGACCACCGCACTGCCTGGGACCATCCGCCAACTCGCCGGGCCTGGACAGAACACATGACTATGACCGTCATCGCTCTCGTCGGCTGGGTTACTGCCTGGTGGACCCTGCTCTATGTTCTGATCGTATTCCTGTCCCCTGGGTTCGCCGTCCTTTTCGTGCTGCCTCTCCTCTACTCTCTACATCGAGCCGTCACCCAACTGCGCTATTTCCGCCCAGCACTCTTCATGCGGCGCATTCTACGGGCTTACCCCTGGCAGATCCTGCGAGATGTCCCGCACGGACTGACCAAGCGTCCCGAAGTCGTCGGCAAGCACTACGGATGGTTCGAGTTTCCCAACCCCGCTCGCTCCGACCAGCAACTGCCGCTCGTTTTCCCGCAGCACCTTCGTGTGGAGTGGTGGGCGCGTCGCATGGCTCCTCGCGCCAGGCCTCAGCTGAAGGATCAGATCGAGATCGTCTGGTTCGCAGGCGATCCGCGTTTCGTCGGACTCATTGCTGCCCCCACAAGCAGGGGAACGGCCCCCCGACGCCTGCACGTCATTGAGCAACGGACGGATGCGCAGACTGGTCAGCGTTTCGCGGACTGGGGTGCCACCCCCGAGGACATCGAACGTGGCCGACGGGCTGGCGTCCATCCCGTCCATCTCTGATTCGTATTGGGAAGCGTGCTCGTGAGTGCCCCCACCGTTATCCTCACCGACTCCGTCAACGACCCCGAAGCGGAGCTCTGGTTCGCCGAACCCGCAGGTTTCACATCCCTTCCCCTCGACGGCCTGCTGCCCGAGCCAGGGTCCCCGGCTGCTGACACCCTCCGTACTGCCGTTGCCCCGTTCCTCGACGCGGCGCCCAACGAGATGGTCCGCCAGCAATTCATCTCCCACTTCGCCTCAGGGCAGCAGTTGCTTTGGGCGTTGAGAGAGGTAGGCACCGTCCACTGCTCGATCGGCCTGCACCGCGACGACGTGGACGAGGCGGGCATGAATAGTGGCCAGCCGTTGCTCTCACTCTTCACTCTCTCCTGGCGGGACACGGCAGTGGCTCCTCGTGGCGTGACGGCCGCCCGAGCGCTAGCCGTCAACGAGGGCCGCACGCACATCGAGTATCTCGAACTACCCTGCGGTCCAGCCACGTTCAGCGAGTCAGTGTGCACACCATCAGCCGACAGTGGTCTCCCGCAGTTGTCTCTCTTGCAAGTCCACGCCCACTTGCCACACCCGGACTGCAAGCGCCTGGTCGTCCTCACACTCAGCACAACGGCTGTGGCTCGCCGCGAGCAGTACCGAGCGGTCCTCCAGCAGATCGCCGAAACGGTCAGTTTTGACGATCCGCTGGTACCCGGCACGAGCGAAGCGCGTTGACCGTGGAAACCGTGGGAGAAGGCTCTGCCGGCGGCGAGGACGGCACGAAGCGACGGCGTGGCCTGTCTTGTCTCATCATGGTGGGCCTCATCCTCGGGCTCTTCGTCGTCCCTGGTGTTGGAAAGGGGCAGTGGGGCCCGGAGGTCTGGCGCTGGGCTGGGACCTCCTGGCCCGGTGGGGCTTACGGGTTCGCGGTCGCAGTTGGTCTCGCCGTTCCCCTTCTGGCCGTGGTCTTCCTCCTCTGTGTGTCCAAGGCCGTGGAGCTGTGGGAGCCCGGACTCCGGCGCTTCACCTGGGGTGTGGGTGCCGTCGTCTGCATCGTCGTGCTTGAAGTTCTCTTCGGCGCCATCCTTGAAACGTGGCCCTTCGGCGGAGGCCGACGCGGCAGTCCCGGCGGTACAGACACCTCCAGGCGATACCCGGCCCTCTGGGTGACCGGCCTCGCCGCCACCCTTGTCGGAGTTCCTTTGGCCAAGCTGTTCATCCGCGTGTACGACAGGCTCTTCCCGCCTCATGCGCGCAGCGAGCCGTCGCGGCCCTGATTCCTGAGGCAGCCTTCGCGCACGCATCGGCGGCGCGTGCTTGGGTGTCCCAAGGTGTCCAACCGTTCAGGTGGTGCGTGGGGACGAATGCGCCTTCAGTGTTCGTATCAGCTCATGTAGGCGAGGGCGGGTGGTGACGAGGATGACGTCGGGTTCGTCGCTCTCGCGGAGGTGGACCGTTCCCGTAGAGGTGGTCGCCACGTAGACACAGTTGGCAGCTTCGGCGCTGTACGACGACTTCTGCCAGGTGAGTTCGGGCATGGAGGCTCCTCAGAGGTCTTGTGCGAGGCGCTGGATGAGGTCTCGGGACTTCCGCTCAGGCAGGGCTCGCGATTCCATGCGGTCCAGCACCGAGCGGTAG is drawn from Streptomyces liliifuscus and contains these coding sequences:
- a CDS encoding DUF397 domain-containing protein; this translates as MPELTWQKSSYSAEAANCVYVATTSTGTVHLRESDEPDVILVTTRPRLHELIRTLKAHSSPRTT